One genomic window of Methanobrevibacter sp. includes the following:
- the eif1A gene encoding translation initiation factor eIF-1A, with product MSRPNNNQQQEYRRVRTPKKGEIPGVVEQIMGHGKLKVRCADGNIRMTRIPGKMKKRIWIREGDVILVKPWDFQSDEKADVIWRYTKTESNWLERKGYLKM from the coding sequence ACAACAAGAGTACAGAAGAGTAAGAACTCCTAAAAAAGGAGAAATACCTGGAGTAGTCGAACAAATCATGGGACACGGTAAATTAAAAGTCCGTTGTGCAGATGGAAATATTAGAATGACCAGAATCCCTGGAAAAATGAAAAAACGTATTTGGATTCGTGAAGGAGATGTAATCCTTGTAAAACCATGGGATTTCCAATCTGATGAAAAAGCAGATGTAATTTGGAGATACACAAAAACTGAGTCCAACTGGCTTGAAAGAAAAGGCTACTTAAAAATGTAG
- a CDS encoding serine protein kinase RIO, with amino-acid sequence MDPKVAKADKKHAKIHSEKRRKDNSERKTGNEIFDKITLETLYKLANQGYIDILNGAISTGKEANVLTGITDDEKFVAVKIYRIATSDFKKMDYYLKGDPRFNVKTKNKRKIIYSWVTKEFKNLTRLYDAGVTVPKPITSANNVLLIEFIGDEDGNPSQPVKNQPPENPDEFWNLLLVELKKFVNEAKLVHGDLSNYNILNLNEKPVIIDVSQSVVLDNPISKELLERDINTLVREYTKLGVKTSFEEVWEYVNPKF; translated from the coding sequence ATGGATCCTAAAGTAGCCAAAGCAGACAAAAAGCATGCAAAAATTCATTCTGAAAAAAGAAGAAAAGACAATTCCGAGAGAAAAACCGGAAATGAAATTTTTGACAAGATTACTTTAGAGACTTTATACAAATTAGCTAACCAAGGATACATTGATATTTTAAACGGTGCAATAAGTACCGGTAAAGAAGCAAACGTGCTTACAGGCATTACAGATGATGAAAAGTTCGTTGCAGTTAAAATTTACAGGATTGCAACATCTGATTTTAAAAAGATGGATTACTACCTGAAAGGCGATCCGAGATTCAACGTCAAAACCAAAAACAAAAGGAAAATCATATATTCATGGGTTACAAAGGAGTTTAAGAACTTGACCCGTCTTTATGATGCTGGAGTGACTGTTCCAAAACCTATAACAAGTGCAAACAATGTTTTACTTATAGAATTTATCGGCGATGAAGATGGAAACCCCTCACAGCCTGTTAAAAACCAGCCCCCTGAAAATCCGGATGAATTCTGGAACTTATTATTGGTTGAATTGAAAAAATTCGTTAATGAAGCAAAACTGGTTCATGGTGATTTATCCAATTATAATATCCTTAATTTAAATGAAAAACCTGTTATTATTGACGTTTCACAGTCAGTTGTTTTAGACAATCCTATTTCAAAGGAACTGCTTGAAAGAGACATTAACACACTTGTTCGTGAATACACCAAACTCGGCGTTAAAACTAGTTTTGAAGAAGTTTGGGAATATGTTAATCCCAAATTTTAA
- a CDS encoding KH domain-containing protein, with the protein MPETDYLKIPQNRVGALIGSNGKVKKSIENATGTILDIDSDEGTVYITPRDDMEDPLGVWNANHIVKAVARGFNPEVALKLVSDEIYLEVISLPLYIGKSKKALARHKGRIIGKDGKTREIIMEMAEVDMAIYGKTVSLIGEMDNIMVAKEAIEMILNGSRHKSVYGFLEHKKETLKMKEFKDLVGIEDDKIEFKDGIDFDEKDF; encoded by the coding sequence ATGCCCGAAACAGATTATTTAAAAATACCTCAAAACAGAGTTGGGGCTTTAATCGGAAGCAATGGTAAAGTGAAAAAATCCATTGAAAATGCAACTGGAACCATCCTTGATATTGACAGCGATGAAGGTACAGTTTACATTACACCAAGAGATGATATGGAGGATCCATTAGGGGTTTGGAATGCAAACCATATCGTAAAGGCAGTTGCACGTGGATTCAACCCGGAAGTTGCACTTAAACTTGTAAGTGATGAAATTTATCTGGAAGTTATCAGCTTGCCATTATACATTGGAAAATCCAAAAAGGCCCTTGCAAGACATAAAGGTAGAATTATTGGAAAAGACGGAAAAACACGTGAAATAATTATGGAAATGGCTGAAGTCGACATGGCAATTTATGGAAAAACCGTTTCACTCATCGGTGAAATGGACAATATCATGGTTGCAAAAGAAGCCATTGAAATGATTTTAAATGGATCCAGACACAAATCAGTCTACGGATTTTTAGAACATAAAAAAGAAACATTGAAAATGAAGGAATTCAAAGACCTTGTTGGAATTGAAGACGATAAAATCGAATTCAAGGACGGCATAGACTTTGATGAAAAAGACTTTTAG
- the top6B gene encoding DNA topoisomerase VI subunit B, with protein MAEQQQLGLDWEEDFQRLTPSQFFRKNKQMLGFTGKIRSLTIVFHELITNSFDAAEESGILPDIDIELKRVDKEHYILRHKDNGPGIPEDYVMQVYCMMFAGSKFRNIQSRGQQGLGCSGCVLLSQMTTGKPARVISCYKDGDQIKGVKMKFQMDVENNRGILMEREDYPAESTGVCIELQFKDVSYSLAEQGAFEYIRRTMIGNPHAKITFRDPSGHKYIFKRAADVVPVQPKEVLPHPKGVSADDLMTMAKNTDSRRYKSMLTSSMSRMSAKRVDEIAEMTGIDMNKRPKAMTFAEAEAIVHCFKKMKFMAPPTDGLIPIGSEQIEKGMKQILKPEFVTTITRKPVTYAGGVSFIIEAGLAYGGDSGRVVNEKRKSEIMRFANRVPLTFDAGSCAITEALKSIDWKRYGLKDMDNTPLTLFVNIISTQVPYLSTGKQSVSPEPEIVHEIRQATMKLARQLQKHLRAKRAAKEKEKRSKVFEEYVPVIIEEAAKLGETGVPEYHEVLAKVTKRALAELLGEKVEEEEEEEELDAIIMEEVDEYGHAVEDGQSALDNFEEDDVEDGFED; from the coding sequence TTGGCCGAACAACAACAATTAGGATTGGATTGGGAAGAAGACTTTCAAAGATTAACCCCATCACAATTCTTTAGAAAGAACAAACAGATGTTAGGATTCACAGGTAAAATCCGTTCATTAACTATCGTTTTCCACGAACTGATTACAAACAGTTTTGATGCAGCAGAAGAGTCCGGAATATTACCTGACATTGACATCGAATTAAAACGTGTCGACAAGGAACATTACATCCTAAGACACAAGGATAACGGTCCAGGAATTCCTGAAGACTATGTTATGCAAGTATATTGTATGATGTTTGCAGGATCCAAATTCAGAAACATCCAATCAAGAGGACAACAAGGTTTAGGTTGTAGTGGATGTGTACTGTTATCTCAAATGACTACAGGAAAACCTGCCCGTGTAATTTCCTGTTACAAAGATGGGGACCAAATCAAAGGAGTAAAAATGAAATTCCAGATGGATGTTGAAAACAACCGCGGAATTTTAATGGAAAGAGAAGATTATCCTGCTGAAAGTACCGGAGTATGTATTGAATTACAATTTAAAGACGTATCCTACTCACTTGCAGAACAAGGTGCATTCGAGTACATCAGAAGAACTATGATTGGAAACCCTCATGCAAAAATCACTTTCAGAGACCCGTCAGGACACAAATATATCTTCAAAAGAGCTGCAGATGTTGTTCCAGTGCAACCTAAAGAAGTATTGCCACACCCAAAAGGTGTAAGTGCTGATGACTTAATGACAATGGCTAAAAACACTGACAGTAGAAGATATAAAAGCATGTTAACTTCATCAATGTCCAGAATGTCTGCAAAAAGAGTTGATGAAATTGCAGAAATGACTGGAATAGATATGAACAAACGTCCAAAAGCTATGACATTTGCCGAAGCAGAAGCTATTGTTCACTGCTTTAAGAAAATGAAATTCATGGCCCCTCCAACAGATGGACTTATACCAATCGGATCAGAACAGATTGAAAAAGGTATGAAACAAATTCTTAAACCAGAATTTGTAACAACAATCACAAGAAAACCGGTAACCTATGCTGGAGGTGTTTCATTCATTATTGAAGCAGGTCTTGCTTACGGTGGAGATTCAGGAAGAGTTGTTAATGAGAAAAGAAAATCTGAAATAATGAGGTTTGCAAACAGAGTGCCATTAACATTCGATGCAGGAAGCTGTGCAATTACAGAAGCTCTTAAAAGTATCGACTGGAAACGTTACGGTTTAAAAGATATGGACAACACTCCGTTAACATTATTTGTAAACATTATCTCAACACAGGTTCCTTACCTTTCAACAGGTAAACAAAGTGTATCACCAGAACCTGAAATCGTTCACGAAATAAGACAGGCCACCATGAAATTAGCTCGTCAATTACAAAAACACTTAAGAGCAAAAAGAGCAGCAAAAGAAAAAGAAAAACGTTCAAAAGTATTTGAAGAATACGTACCGGTAATTATTGAAGAAGCTGCTAAACTTGGTGAAACTGGTGTTCCAGAATACCATGAAGTGCTTGCAAAAGTAACTAAAAGAGCTCTTGCAGAGTTACTTGGTGAAAAAGTTGAAGAAGAAGAGGAAGAAGAAGAACTTGATGCAATCATTATGGAAGAAGTTGATGAATACGGACATGCGGTTGAAGATGGTCAATCTGCATTAGACAACTTTGAAGAAGATGATGTTGAGGACGGTTTTGAAGATTAG
- a CDS encoding DNA topoisomerase IV subunit A: MSESKDKVQSHREERKEYTLNKLTGLGQEIIEKIEENKVPSIRVPSRGTGNIVYDEAKRYYVLGDRYGKRSLGNVKQIRKLGQMVYVGNFCKDLVARDKTATIREMYYVSEGWGISFKTQQESNIVGEDLEVTLGTQREELGLMPEEDGASVYGDITLFDDVEFNATKMGKSGYTISPTIDQVDIVDYNVDKVLAVETMGMFHRLVQENAHKRFNCLIVGLKGQAARATRRFIKRMNEEKGLPVYICNDGDPWGFHIAQVIISGSAKLAHVNDQLATPDAKFIGVTASDIINYDLPTDKLKDVDVMRLKELSKDPRYKDEFWQTEIKKMLKIGKKAEQQSFSKYGLEYVVDEYFPAKFEEMENQA; this comes from the coding sequence ATGAGTGAATCAAAAGATAAAGTACAATCACATAGAGAAGAAAGAAAAGAATACACTCTTAACAAGCTTACCGGTTTAGGTCAGGAAATTATTGAAAAAATCGAAGAGAACAAAGTTCCAAGTATCAGAGTTCCATCAAGAGGTACAGGAAACATTGTTTACGATGAAGCTAAAAGATATTATGTATTGGGAGATAGATACGGAAAAAGGTCTCTCGGTAATGTTAAACAAATCAGAAAATTAGGTCAGATGGTTTATGTAGGTAATTTCTGTAAAGATTTAGTTGCAAGAGATAAAACCGCAACCATCAGGGAAATGTATTATGTTTCCGAAGGTTGGGGAATCAGTTTTAAAACACAACAGGAATCAAACATTGTTGGGGAAGATTTGGAAGTAACTTTAGGAACACAACGTGAAGAGTTAGGTTTAATGCCTGAAGAAGACGGTGCATCAGTTTACGGAGACATTACTTTATTTGATGATGTTGAATTCAATGCTACAAAAATGGGAAAATCAGGTTATACCATATCACCTACCATTGACCAAGTTGACATCGTAGACTACAATGTAGATAAAGTATTAGCTGTGGAAACCATGGGAATGTTCCACAGGTTAGTTCAAGAGAATGCTCACAAAAGATTCAACTGTCTGATTGTAGGACTTAAAGGACAGGCAGCTCGTGCTACAAGAAGATTCATTAAAAGAATGAATGAAGAAAAAGGATTACCAGTTTACATTTGTAACGACGGAGACCCTTGGGGATTCCACATTGCACAGGTAATTATTTCCGGAAGTGCAAAATTAGCTCACGTTAATGACCAGCTTGCTACTCCTGATGCTAAGTTCATTGGAGTAACAGCATCAGACATTATCAATTATGATTTACCAACTGATAAATTGAAAGATGTTGACGTCATGAGACTTAAAGAGCTTTCCAAAGACCCAAGGTATAAAGATGAATTCTGGCAAACCGAAATTAAAAAGATGCTTAAGATTGGTAAGAAAGCAGAACAGCAATCTTTCTCCAAATATGGGCTTGAATACGTAGTAGACGAATATTTCCCTGCTAAATTTGAAGAAATGGAAAATCAAGCATAG
- a CDS encoding metal-sensing transcriptional repressor: protein MKECMDSENLHRRIKKIIGQLNAIDRMIDEDIPSEQILMHVNASKSALHKVGHIIVEGHLEHCVKQAIEDNDSDEAIGDLSSILEYYSRL from the coding sequence TTGAAAGAATGTATGGATAGTGAAAATTTACACAGAAGAATTAAAAAAATCATCGGACAATTAAATGCCATTGATCGTATGATTGATGAAGATATTCCCAGCGAACAGATTTTAATGCATGTCAATGCATCCAAATCAGCATTACATAAGGTCGGACACATTATAGTTGAAGGTCACCTCGAACATTGTGTTAAACAAGCTATTGAAGATAATGATTCAGATGAGGCAATCGGAGATCTTTCATCAATTTTAGAATACTACTCCAGACTTTAA
- a CDS encoding cation-translocating P-type ATPase, which produces MKFTRDEKIDILCITISSISLIASFALSLDYIAWIAVILCGVPIIKGCIEAWITEFDIKADLLVSMAIIASLLIGEVFAAGEIATIMAIGGFLEEYTVSKTQGRIEELVNMTPQVATRIKKGKEEQISVENVQVGDILKVLPGESIPTDGIIINGETSIDQSTLTGESVPVDKKESDEVFSGTVNLYGSFTMKTTKVSDDSSLQKLIRLVESSAPENAKIVRQADKWASLIVVIAFTAAVLTYLFTFEIARSVTILVVFCPCALVLATPTAIMAAIGNLTRYGILVKDGESIEELAHIDEIVFDKTGTLTYGTPEVVDVISENQKEMLYLVSSLESKSEHPLAKAIVKYYNKDNLAEVTDFKMHMGNGVSGTINDSEILAGNKNLLKQKDIMLNYDNPAKNNEIEIYVAKDREVIGKILLADTLRENSKETIKQLKRLRVRTTLLTGDNKTTANAIAKEVKVRNVKSNCLPEDKTNYIKQEQIKGNKVAMIGDGVNDAPSLKKANVGIAMGSIGSDVSVEAANIALTNDNIEHIPHLIGMARKTIKTINISIAFALAVNFIAMAMAILGLLGPIAGALIHNIGSVIVIIYSYTLVNYKISKKDCRKSKKLGMTKSLNKPTT; this is translated from the coding sequence ATGAAATTTACAAGAGACGAAAAAATAGATATTTTATGCATAACTATCTCCTCAATAAGTTTAATTGCAAGTTTCGCACTATCTCTCGATTATATTGCTTGGATTGCAGTTATACTTTGTGGAGTACCAATAATTAAAGGATGCATAGAAGCATGGATTACAGAATTTGATATAAAGGCAGATTTACTTGTATCAATGGCAATCATTGCATCCCTTCTGATTGGTGAAGTATTTGCTGCAGGAGAAATTGCAACAATCATGGCGATTGGAGGATTTTTAGAAGAGTACACTGTATCAAAAACCCAAGGAAGAATTGAAGAACTTGTAAATATGACACCACAGGTTGCAACAAGAATTAAAAAGGGTAAAGAGGAACAAATATCTGTCGAAAATGTACAAGTCGGAGATATCTTAAAAGTACTGCCTGGTGAAAGTATTCCAACAGACGGAATAATTATAAATGGCGAAACTTCAATCGACCAGTCAACATTAACCGGAGAATCAGTACCTGTTGATAAAAAAGAATCAGATGAAGTGTTTAGTGGAACCGTTAACCTTTACGGATCATTTACAATGAAAACCACCAAAGTAAGTGATGACAGTTCCCTTCAAAAGTTAATCAGATTAGTTGAATCATCAGCACCTGAAAATGCAAAAATTGTCAGACAAGCAGATAAATGGGCATCATTGATTGTTGTAATTGCATTTACTGCAGCAGTACTAACCTATTTATTCACATTTGAAATTGCAAGGTCAGTTACTATACTTGTAGTATTCTGCCCCTGCGCATTGGTACTTGCAACACCTACCGCAATCATGGCCGCAATCGGAAACCTGACAAGATACGGCATTTTAGTAAAAGATGGTGAATCCATCGAAGAGTTAGCTCACATTGATGAAATAGTATTTGATAAAACCGGAACATTAACATACGGAACACCAGAAGTAGTTGATGTAATTTCTGAAAATCAAAAAGAAATGTTGTATCTGGTTTCATCCCTTGAATCAAAATCCGAACATCCATTAGCAAAGGCAATTGTCAAATATTATAATAAAGATAATTTAGCTGAAGTCACCGACTTTAAGATGCATATGGGAAACGGTGTAAGTGGAACCATAAATGACTCTGAAATACTTGCTGGAAATAAAAATCTCTTAAAACAAAAAGACATTATGTTAAATTATGATAATCCAGCAAAAAATAATGAAATTGAAATTTATGTAGCAAAAGACAGAGAAGTTATTGGAAAAATATTGCTTGCAGATACATTACGTGAAAACTCAAAGGAAACAATTAAACAGCTTAAACGCTTAAGAGTTAGAACAACACTACTTACAGGAGATAATAAAACTACTGCAAATGCAATAGCAAAAGAAGTTAAGGTCAGAAACGTGAAATCAAACTGTCTGCCTGAAGATAAAACAAATTACATCAAACAGGAACAGATTAAAGGAAACAAGGTTGCGATGATTGGAGATGGAGTAAATGATGCACCTTCCCTTAAAAAAGCCAATGTTGGAATTGCAATGGGAAGCATTGGAAGCGATGTCAGTGTTGAAGCTGCAAACATTGCTTTGACTAATGACAACATTGAGCATATCCCCCACTTAATTGGAATGGCCAGAAAAACCATTAAAACAATCAATATCAGTATCGCATTTGCATTAGCCGTAAATTTCATTGCAATGGCAATGGCAATATTAGGGCTTTTAGGACCAATAGCCGGTGCATTAATCCACAATATCGGATCAGTTATAGTAATCATTTATTCATATACTCTTGTCAACTACAAGATATCAAAAAAAGACTGCCGAAAATCAAAAAAATTAGGCATGACTAAAAGTTTAAATAAACCAACAACATAA
- a CDS encoding heavy-metal-associated domain-containing protein, which translates to MAEKEIKVVGMHCNSCVNAVELCLKDVDGIEDAKADLDTGITKLTLSGDVSDADINEAVEEAGFKVE; encoded by the coding sequence ATGGCTGAAAAAGAAATCAAAGTAGTGGGTATGCACTGCAACTCATGTGTAAACGCTGTAGAATTATGTTTAAAAGACGTTGACGGAATTGAAGATGCTAAAGCTGATTTAGATACAGGCATCACAAAACTTACATTATCCGGCGACGTAAGCGATGCTGACATTAACGAAGCTGTTGAAGAAGCAGGCTTCAAAGTAGAATAA
- a CDS encoding phosphorylating glyceraldehyde-3-phosphate dehydrogenase: MKTVAINGYGTIGKRVADAVAAQDDMKVIGVSKTRPNYEARTAVEEKGYPLYIGIPEREQLFKDAGIEIAGTVEDMIQEADVVVDCTPGSIGPQNLEMYKKAGVKAIYQGGEDHELTGLSFNAISNYDDSYGADYTRVVSCNTTGLTRTLSTIDPIADIKKVRAVMVRRGSDPSEIKKGPINAIVPNPPKVPSHHGPDVKTVMNGIDVTTMALLVPTTLMHQHNIMVEINNDVETEEIVEALEKRSRVIVVSAEEGLGSTAELMEYAKELGRNRNDLYEIPVWRESINVVGNELFYMQAVHQESDVIPENIDAIRALLEMESDNEKSIAKTNKAMGIF; this comes from the coding sequence ATGAAAACTGTTGCAATTAATGGTTATGGAACCATCGGTAAAAGAGTGGCTGATGCTGTAGCTGCTCAAGATGATATGAAAGTAATTGGTGTAAGTAAAACTAGACCAAACTACGAAGCAAGAACTGCTGTTGAAGAAAAAGGATATCCTTTATACATTGGAATTCCTGAAAGAGAACAATTATTCAAAGATGCAGGAATTGAAATTGCAGGAACCGTTGAAGACATGATTCAGGAAGCAGATGTTGTAGTTGACTGTACTCCTGGAAGCATCGGACCGCAAAACCTTGAAATGTATAAAAAAGCTGGAGTTAAAGCAATTTATCAAGGTGGAGAAGACCATGAGCTAACAGGTCTTTCATTTAACGCTATATCCAATTATGATGACTCATACGGAGCAGACTACACCCGTGTAGTTTCATGTAACACTACCGGGCTAACCCGTACATTATCAACTATTGATCCAATAGCAGACATTAAAAAAGTACGTGCAGTAATGGTTAGAAGAGGATCAGACCCATCTGAAATCAAGAAAGGACCAATCAACGCTATTGTTCCAAATCCTCCAAAAGTACCATCTCACCACGGCCCTGACGTAAAAACCGTAATGAACGGCATTGACGTGACCACAATGGCATTGCTCGTACCAACTACATTAATGCACCAACACAACATTATGGTTGAAATCAACAACGATGTTGAAACCGAAGAGATTGTTGAAGCATTGGAAAAACGTTCAAGAGTAATTGTTGTTTCTGCAGAAGAAGGATTAGGTTCAACTGCTGAATTGATGGAATATGCTAAAGAACTTGGAAGAAACAGAAATGACTTGTATGAAATTCCGGTTTGGAGAGAATCCATCAATGTTGTGGGAAATGAACTGTTCTACATGCAGGCAGTGCATCAGGAATCTGACGTAATTCCAGAAAACATTGATGCTATTCGTGCACTTCTTGAAATGGAAAGTGACAACGAAAAATCAATTGCAAAAACCAACAAAGCTATGGGAATATTCTAA
- a CDS encoding TIM barrel protein: protein MKHKVLFGPAGSPINYKGAAYKAPKYISEEGLDSYEYQSPYGVRIGEKAATTLKDESEKHDILVSMHAPYYINLCAKEESKLDKSIGHLIAAARAGEWMGAYRLVFHPGAYLNRKPEKAMEISKNTVNRLFEELEAEGIEEFTFAPETTGKRTQLGNVGEVVELCATFDHFEPTIDFAHVHARGRGFLNKKEDYNCIFSTIEDNLDIDILHCHFTTIEYGKGGEVKHHVLSESDEYGPQIEDLLSVLIDNGWSANIICETPLRDEDSLRMKKIYEEMI, encoded by the coding sequence ATGAAACATAAAGTACTTTTTGGACCAGCAGGCAGCCCAATTAATTATAAAGGTGCAGCATATAAGGCTCCAAAATATATTTCTGAAGAAGGTCTTGACTCCTATGAATACCAATCTCCATATGGAGTTAGAATTGGGGAGAAAGCTGCAACTACCCTAAAAGATGAATCTGAAAAGCATGACATTTTAGTGTCAATGCATGCACCATATTACATTAACCTGTGTGCTAAAGAGGAATCAAAACTTGACAAAAGTATCGGTCATTTGATTGCAGCAGCCCGTGCAGGAGAATGGATGGGAGCATATCGTTTAGTGTTCCACCCAGGAGCATACTTAAACAGGAAACCTGAAAAGGCAATGGAAATTTCTAAAAATACAGTCAACAGATTATTTGAAGAGCTTGAAGCGGAAGGAATTGAAGAGTTTACATTTGCTCCTGAAACCACAGGAAAGAGAACACAACTCGGAAATGTGGGAGAAGTTGTTGAGCTATGTGCAACATTTGACCATTTTGAACCTACAATTGATTTTGCACATGTTCATGCCCGTGGAAGAGGCTTCCTAAATAAAAAAGAGGATTACAATTGTATCTTTTCAACTATTGAAGACAATTTAGACATTGATATTCTGCATTGCCACTTTACAACCATTGAATATGGTAAGGGCGGTGAAGTTAAACATCATGTCTTATCTGAAAGCGACGAATACGGTCCTCAAATTGAGGATTTGTTAAGCGTTTTAATTGATAACGGTTGGAGTGCGAATATTATCTGTGAAACTCCATTAAGGGACGAGGATTCACTGAGAATGAAAAAAATATATGAAGAAATGATTTAA
- a CDS encoding zinc ribbon domain-containing protein, translating to MSEDNHNHFCIYCGAKLVPNQHFCSQCGNEVYHDPEPQPIQQPSKYVDDVEKIAQMYNIKQSRAIELVEKLFDPTHMSYQKFTQTIKKSNGLFDNQLAVTRKMIELDDGNNEIIERELKSKIITLNIFVDKMEELINELVIQLSSNNEDDDINSLFKDMDDLIDSVKDY from the coding sequence ATGTCTGAAGATAATCATAATCATTTTTGCATTTATTGTGGTGCAAAATTAGTTCCAAATCAACACTTTTGTTCTCAATGCGGTAATGAAGTTTATCATGACCCTGAGCCACAGCCAATTCAACAGCCATCTAAATATGTTGATGATGTTGAAAAAATAGCTCAAATGTATAATATTAAACAGTCTAGAGCTATTGAATTGGTTGAAAAGCTTTTTGATCCAACTCATATGTCTTATCAGAAATTCACTCAGACAATCAAAAAGTCCAACGGTTTGTTTGACAATCAGTTGGCTGTCACTCGTAAAATGATTGAATTGGATGATGGAAACAATGAAATCATTGAAAGGGAGCTTAAAAGCAAAATCATCACTTTAAACATTTTCGTTGATAAAATGGAAGAATTAATCAATGAACTGGTGATTCAGTTAAGTTCCAATAATGAAGATGATGATATAAATAGTCTTTTTAAGGATATGGATGATTTGATAGATTCCGTTAAAGACTATTAA
- a CDS encoding winged helix-turn-helix domain-containing protein, with protein sequence MDEETLNLLSFLKVSPYRRKILISLKDENKTPTQISNDVDDRVFHVSKILREFKDRGLAVCVNEHKRKYRYYQLTEKGRSFLKYIEE encoded by the coding sequence ATGGATGAAGAAACATTGAATTTGCTATCCTTTCTTAAAGTTTCTCCTTATAGGCGTAAAATATTAATTTCTCTGAAAGATGAAAATAAAACACCTACGCAAATATCAAATGATGTGGATGATAGAGTGTTTCATGTATCCAAAATTTTAAGAGAGTTCAAAGATAGAGGCCTTGCTGTATGTGTTAATGAGCATAAACGCAAGTATAGGTATTATCAATTAACTGAAAAGGGAAGAAGTTTTTTAAAATATATAGAAGAGTAA